In Melitaea cinxia chromosome Z, ilMelCinx1.1, whole genome shotgun sequence, a single window of DNA contains:
- the LOC123668416 gene encoding histone chaperone RTT106-like has protein sequence MKKVGSVPTGKNGPTGLVGKSMPKVGFTLPTSGKLPTISSVPAKSYASSSYTPTRNNKSSSFGIIWIPGRNRNKHKESVYKTYQNKRVVDRAPSMYNFMSEDSSSQSFLKKKEDESDLLVPQHSGHIPVAITGAGVIAASEHPEIVNTNPEEKQDFIKRDDEDSKEAAGDTKDDDNDDDDDNDKKSDKDYLENDEREKESSNNKTEKEKLADNVDSVFLRSLPPHKTRSTASTVEDEECGIKCLYYTLQCCDCVLM, from the exons ATGAAAAAAGTGGGTAGTGTACCCACTGGCAAGAATGGGCCAACTGGCCTTGTTGGAAAAAGCATGCCAAAAGTAGGTTTTACTCTTCCTACTAGCGGTAAATTACCTACTATATCATCTGTTCCTGCCAAAAGCTATGCATCATCTTCTTATACGCCTACACGAAACAATAAATCGTCATCATTTGGCATAATATGGATACCAGGTAGAAACAGAAATAAACATAAAGAATCGGTGTATAAGACGTATCAAAATAAGCGAGTCGTGGATCGAGCGCCATCTATGTATAATTT tatgtCGGAAGATTCATCAAGCCAGTCATTTTTGAAGAAGAAAGAAGATGAATCTGATCTATTGGTACCTCAGCATAGTGGTCACATTCCAGTAGCCATTACAGGAGCAGGTGTTATAGCTGCATCAGAACATCCAGAAATAGTGAACACAAATCCCGAAGAAAAGCAAGACTTTATTAAGCGGGACGATGAAGACAGCAAG GAGGCAGCTGGTGATACAAAAGATGacgataatgatgatgatgatgataacgaTAAAAAATCTGATAAGGATTACCTTGAAAATGATGAAAGAGAAAAAGAATCTTCAAATAATAAGACAGAAAAGGAAAAATTAGCAGATAATGTTGATAGTGTGTTCCTAAGGTCTCTACCGCCTCATAAAACCAGGTCGACTGCTTCCACCGTTGAGGATGAAGAGTGTGGCATTAAATGCCTTTATTATACTTTGCAGTGTTGCGATTGCGTTCTCATGTAA